One genomic region from Prionailurus bengalensis isolate Pbe53 chromosome C1, Fcat_Pben_1.1_paternal_pri, whole genome shotgun sequence encodes:
- the DUSP19 gene encoding dual specificity protein phosphatase 19, producing the protein MHSLNQEIKAFSRNNLRKQCTRVTTLTGKKIIETWKDARIHVVEEVEPSSGGSCGYVQDLSLDLHVGVIKPWLLLGSQDAAHDLDTLKKHKVTHILNVAYGVENTFLSDFIYKSISILDLPETNILSYFPECFEFIEQAKMKDGVVLVHCNAGVSRAAAIVIGFLMNSEEISFISAFSLVKNARPSICPNAGFMEQLRTYQEGKESNECDNIQELEKGDSS; encoded by the exons ATGCACTCccttaaccaggaaattaaagcgTTCTCCCGGAATAATCTCAGGAAGCAATGTACCAGGGTGACAACGCTAActggaaagaaaattatagaaacatgGAAAGATGCCAGAATTCATGTTGTGGAAGAAGTAGAGCCGAGCAGTGGGGGTAGTTGTGGTTATGTGCAGGACCTTAGCTTGGACCTGCATGTTGGTGTTATTAAGCCTTGGTTGCTCCTTG GGTCACAAGATGCTGCTCACGATCTGGATACTCTGAAAAAGCACAAG gtGACACATATTCTCAACGTTGCATATGGAGTTGAAAATACTTTCCTCAGTGACTTTATATATAAGAGTATTTCTATATTGGATCTGCCTGAAACCAATATCCTGTCttattttccagaatgttttgAGTTTATTGAACAAGCAAAAATGAAG GATGGCGTGGTTCTTGTTCATTGTAATGCAGGAGTTTCCAGGGCTGCTGCAATTGTAATAGGTTTCCTGATGAATTCTGAAGAAATCTCGTTCATCAGTGCTTTTTCTTTGGTGAAAAATGCAAGGCCTTCCATATGTCCAAATGCGGGCTTCATGGAGCAGCTTCGTACATACCAAGAGGGCAAGGAAAGCAATGAGTGTGACAACATACAGGAATTAGAAAAGGGTGACAGTTCATGA